One window of the Thermodesulfomicrobium sp. WS genome contains the following:
- a CDS encoding prephenate dehydrogenase/arogenate dehydrogenase family protein — MPRRTSLVILGARGRMGQRLSRDFAQAGFSVAGFDLPLDRARLHAAVAAARFVVLAVPVAAVAEATALVAPALSEDTILMDITSVKVLPLQQMLGATTTPVVGLHPLFGPDTQAPLRVAVVPGRGDEAACAAETLLKDAGYAPFRTTASAHDQAMAYIQGLNFLTTVAYLCATPDLDLTPYLTPSFGRRMEAAAKLVGEDAALFSTLVEANPFSLEAARRFRSYLNLTASGDLELATRKAEAMLWWWRTTTSSGGP; from the coding sequence GTGCCTAGACGGACTTCCCTCGTGATCCTCGGCGCCCGCGGCCGCATGGGGCAAAGGCTCTCCCGGGACTTTGCCCAGGCCGGATTCTCCGTGGCCGGATTTGACCTCCCCTTGGACCGCGCGCGCCTGCATGCCGCCGTGGCCGCAGCCCGCTTCGTCGTCCTTGCCGTGCCCGTGGCTGCCGTGGCCGAGGCCACCGCCCTCGTGGCGCCGGCACTTTCCGAAGACACCATCCTCATGGACATCACCTCGGTGAAGGTCCTGCCCTTGCAGCAGATGCTCGGCGCCACCACCACCCCGGTGGTGGGGCTCCACCCGCTTTTTGGCCCCGACACCCAAGCGCCCCTGCGGGTGGCGGTGGTCCCCGGCCGGGGCGACGAGGCCGCCTGCGCAGCCGAAACGCTCCTCAAGGATGCCGGCTACGCCCCGTTTCGTACCACGGCCAGCGCCCATGACCAGGCCATGGCCTACATCCAAGGGCTCAATTTTCTGACCACCGTGGCCTATCTCTGCGCCACGCCGGACCTCGATCTCACGCCGTACCTCACCCCGTCTTTTGGCCGCCGCATGGAGGCTGCCGCCAAATTGGTGGGCGAGGACGCGGCCCTTTTTTCCACCTTGGTGGAGGCCAATCCCTTCTCCCTGGAGGCCGCGCGCCGCTTCCGCAGCTACCTCAACCTCACCGCCAGCGGAGACCTGGAACTGGCGACCCGCAAGGCCGAAGCCATGCTGTGGTGGTGGCGCACGACGACTTCCTCGGGAGGGCCGTAA
- a CDS encoding 3-dehydroquinate synthase II: MRIYFAALPFCKDEVTLALESGVDGVITDAEHVPVVQSLAKGAVLDAADLLWVTLASKDDEETAVTQALAGKTVILRAGFEIIPVENILAQTREVLAEVENAERARVAAGILECGVAGVVVRPEAAAELKTIVTELRERLGQETLVAATITAVENAGLGHRVCVDTTSLFTTGMGLLVGNSSAFTFLVHAETEANPYVAPRPFRINAGAVHSYCVMPEDRTRYLEELRPGDALMVVRADGRTQRATVGRVKTEIRPMLRIDAEASGQRGTIFLQNAETIRLTRPDGTPVSVVQLSPGDQVLCRLDAAGRHFGMRISEDIRE; the protein is encoded by the coding sequence ATGCGCATCTACTTCGCTGCCCTGCCGTTTTGCAAAGACGAGGTCACCCTCGCCCTGGAATCCGGGGTGGACGGCGTCATCACCGACGCCGAGCACGTGCCGGTGGTCCAATCCCTGGCCAAAGGGGCGGTCCTGGACGCCGCAGACCTCCTGTGGGTGACCCTTGCCTCCAAGGACGACGAAGAAACGGCCGTGACCCAGGCCCTTGCCGGCAAGACCGTGATCCTGCGCGCCGGCTTCGAGATCATCCCGGTGGAGAACATCCTCGCCCAAACCCGAGAGGTGCTGGCCGAAGTGGAAAACGCCGAGCGGGCGCGGGTGGCGGCCGGCATCTTGGAATGCGGGGTGGCGGGGGTTGTGGTGCGGCCGGAAGCCGCAGCCGAGCTCAAGACCATCGTCACCGAGCTGCGCGAGCGCCTGGGACAGGAAACCTTGGTGGCAGCCACGATCACTGCCGTGGAGAACGCCGGCCTCGGGCACCGGGTGTGCGTGGACACCACCTCGCTCTTCACCACGGGCATGGGGCTTTTGGTGGGGAATTCCAGCGCCTTCACCTTTCTGGTGCATGCCGAGACCGAGGCCAACCCCTACGTGGCGCCGCGGCCTTTTCGCATCAATGCCGGCGCGGTGCACAGCTACTGCGTCATGCCCGAAGACCGCACCCGCTACCTGGAAGAACTGCGGCCCGGCGACGCGCTGATGGTCGTCCGCGCCGACGGCCGCACCCAACGGGCCACCGTCGGCCGGGTGAAGACCGAAATCCGCCCGATGCTGCGCATCGACGCCGAGGCCAGCGGCCAGCGCGGGACCATCTTCCTGCAAAACGCCGAGACCATCCGCCTCACCCGGCCGGACGGCACCCCGGTGAGCGTGGTGCAGCTTAGCCCCGGCGACCAGGTACTCTGCCGCCTGGATGCAGCAGGCCGGCATTTCGGCATGCGTATCTCCGAGGACATCCGCGAATGA
- a CDS encoding zinc ABC transporter substrate-binding protein, with amino-acid sequence MMRRTTLLGSLMFLLMALPAHAGGVVASTSWAAAMARAAGATEVRIIAPEGLQHPPDYDPKPSDLMAIRQAQVVVFGGFEGFAAKLLEAAGSSAQVVRLHLSYDPHTVETEVLRLGEILGTSPAAQAFAAQWRTEVAAAQARLRPLARGRTCIAHVFFAPWAELAGLPVRDTFGPKPLSIPQLGRLAALRPEFILDNAHMPQAQALAEATGARRIVLANFPGPGQGLLDVLHANAAALERALQD; translated from the coding sequence ATGATGCGCCGGACCACACTCCTCGGTTCACTGATGTTCCTGCTGATGGCCCTGCCTGCCCACGCCGGGGGCGTGGTGGCCTCCACCTCCTGGGCGGCGGCCATGGCGCGCGCCGCCGGCGCCACCGAGGTGCGGATCATCGCCCCGGAAGGACTCCAGCACCCGCCGGACTACGACCCCAAGCCTTCGGACCTCATGGCCATACGCCAAGCGCAGGTGGTGGTGTTCGGCGGTTTTGAAGGCTTTGCCGCCAAACTCCTGGAGGCCGCAGGGAGCTCGGCGCAGGTGGTGCGCCTGCATCTCTCCTACGACCCGCATACCGTGGAAACCGAAGTGCTGCGCCTCGGCGAGATCCTTGGCACTTCTCCCGCGGCCCAAGCCTTCGCGGCCCAATGGCGCACGGAAGTGGCTGCAGCGCAAGCCCGCTTGCGGCCTCTCGCCCGCGGCCGCACCTGCATCGCCCATGTCTTTTTCGCGCCCTGGGCCGAGCTCGCCGGCCTTCCGGTGCGCGATACCTTCGGTCCCAAGCCCCTCTCCATCCCCCAGCTCGGAAGACTCGCCGCGCTTCGGCCCGAATTTATCCTCGACAACGCCCACATGCCCCAGGCCCAAGCCTTGGCGGAAGCCACCGGCGCACGACGCATCGTCCTCGCCAACTTCCCCGGTCCCGGACAGGGATTGCTCGACGTCCTGCACGCCAATGCCGCGGCCCTGGAGCGCGCCCTGCAGGATTAG
- the pheA gene encoding prephenate dehydratase, translated as MNTESALTLEELRQRIDAVDEAIVALLHERASLSRQVGQRKKDGVIFHPFREKEVLERLLSLPGEHLPKEHLRAIYREILSSSRSLQAPQTVAYLGPEGTFSHRAALEYFGHSAELLPQPSLEAVFRAVATDTCRLGIVPLENSLHGSVAETLDLFLHHDTPILAEVFCRVRHALLGHRMETVRRVLSHPQALAQCAQWLRTHLPHAQLMAVESTAAAARAVHDDPEAAAIGHPGLAGPTLAVLATDIQDLADNWTRFAIIGREPGTAAQRDKTSLLLTLPDRPGALAAVLRILAEAGLNLAKLESRPLRAEKWKYIFFMDVESDLGAEKYAQTLRQVAECCHSLRVLGSYPAGPHLDPL; from the coding sequence ATGAACACCGAATCTGCCCTGACCTTGGAAGAACTGCGCCAGCGCATCGACGCCGTGGACGAGGCCATCGTCGCCCTGCTCCACGAACGGGCGAGCCTCAGCCGCCAGGTGGGCCAGCGCAAGAAAGACGGTGTCATCTTCCACCCGTTTCGGGAAAAGGAAGTCCTCGAGCGCCTGCTCTCTCTGCCCGGCGAGCACCTGCCCAAAGAGCATTTGCGCGCCATCTACCGCGAGATCCTCTCCTCTTCCCGCAGTCTGCAAGCCCCGCAGACCGTGGCCTATCTCGGTCCCGAAGGGACCTTCTCCCACCGCGCCGCCCTGGAGTACTTCGGCCACAGCGCCGAACTCCTCCCCCAGCCATCACTGGAGGCGGTATTCCGGGCCGTTGCCACAGACACCTGCCGGCTGGGCATCGTGCCCCTGGAAAATTCGCTCCACGGCTCGGTAGCCGAGACGCTGGACCTCTTCCTGCACCACGACACCCCCATCCTGGCCGAGGTCTTCTGCCGGGTTCGGCACGCCCTCCTGGGGCACCGCATGGAGACGGTGCGCCGGGTGCTCTCCCATCCCCAGGCCCTGGCCCAATGCGCCCAGTGGCTGCGCACCCACCTGCCCCACGCCCAGCTCATGGCTGTGGAGAGCACCGCAGCCGCAGCCCGAGCCGTCCACGACGACCCCGAGGCAGCGGCCATCGGCCATCCCGGCTTGGCAGGCCCCACGCTCGCCGTGCTCGCCACGGACATCCAGGATCTGGCGGACAATTGGACCCGGTTCGCCATCATCGGCCGCGAACCCGGCACTGCAGCCCAGCGGGACAAGACCTCGCTGCTCCTCACCCTGCCCGACCGGCCAGGCGCCCTGGCCGCGGTGCTGCGCATCCTCGCCGAGGCCGGGCTCAACCTCGCCAAGCTGGAGTCACGGCCGCTGCGCGCGGAAAAATGGAAGTACATCTTCTTCATGGACGTCGAGTCGGATCTGGGCGCGGAAAAATATGCCCAGACCCTGCGCCAGGTGGCCGAATGTTGCCATAGCCTGCGCGTGCTCGGAAGCTACCCTGCCGGCCCCCATCTTGACCCGTTGTGA
- a CDS encoding metal ABC transporter permease produces the protein MTDLLSLLSLPAVLRGLVAMVVCGIFLPVAGVAIVALNIYPLRFTIMHTALLGLAVGGWLGAPPVAVAMVLCAATGAGLGALAPCPRSAAAAMGFLMPVVIAVAFLVLAATGVHATDAFALLWGSVLVASWGEVGVLTAVGAGMLGLACAGRRQLALYLLDPELAWTSGVETRRLGALLLTILAVAMAASVRLTGALLVDAVTILPALTARAMATSLTSMTLLAMVAGLTGNLLGFALALVLDIPPGPILVITAGGLTLAAHLVRTPIRRRHP, from the coding sequence ATGACCGACCTCCTGAGCCTCCTGAGTCTGCCCGCAGTGCTCCGCGGTCTGGTAGCCATGGTGGTATGCGGGATTTTCCTGCCCGTGGCAGGGGTGGCCATCGTGGCCCTCAACATCTATCCGTTGCGCTTCACCATCATGCACACGGCCCTCCTCGGCCTGGCGGTGGGCGGGTGGCTGGGCGCGCCACCGGTAGCCGTGGCCATGGTGCTGTGCGCCGCCACCGGAGCAGGGCTTGGCGCCCTGGCACCCTGCCCGCGCAGCGCGGCGGCGGCCATGGGGTTTCTCATGCCCGTGGTCATTGCCGTAGCCTTCCTCGTCTTGGCGGCCACCGGGGTCCATGCCACGGATGCCTTTGCCCTGCTGTGGGGATCGGTCCTGGTGGCGTCCTGGGGCGAAGTGGGGGTTCTCACCGCCGTGGGGGCAGGGATGCTGGGGCTTGCCTGCGCAGGGCGGCGCCAACTCGCCCTCTACCTCCTGGACCCGGAGCTCGCCTGGACAAGCGGGGTGGAAACCCGCCGCCTGGGCGCCCTCCTGCTGACGATCCTGGCCGTGGCCATGGCCGCTTCGGTACGCCTCACTGGGGCACTCCTCGTGGACGCCGTCACCATCCTGCCGGCCTTGACCGCCCGAGCCATGGCCACCAGCCTGACATCGATGACACTCCTGGCCATGGTCGCCGGCCTTACCGGAAATCTTTTGGGATTTGCTTTGGCCCTGGTGCTGGATATCCCGCCCGGGCCCATCCTCGTCATCACCGCAGGCGGACTCACCCTGGCTGCGCACCTCGTGCGCACCCCCATTCGAAGGAGACACCCATGA
- a CDS encoding 2-amino-3,7-dideoxy-D-threo-hept-6-ulosonate synthase, with amino-acid sequence MNLGKSVRLERIFNRNTGKTIIVPLDHGTTVGPIAGLVDMRDTINKVAEGGANAVLMHKGLPRCSHRGKGRDVGLIIHLSASTTLSPFPNAKTLVATVEDGLRLGADAVSVHLNLGDETERDMLRDVGEVSSRAESWGMPLLAMVYARGPKVKSEWDPATVAHCARVAEELGADVVKVPYTGDPESFSRVTEACCIPVVIAGGPKMGSVREILQTAHDSLKAGGSGLSMGRNIFQAEDPTRLVQALHAVVHLDYDVDQALALMHTPSA; translated from the coding sequence ATGAACCTGGGAAAAAGCGTTCGTTTGGAACGGATCTTCAACCGCAACACCGGCAAGACCATCATCGTGCCCTTGGACCACGGCACCACCGTGGGCCCCATCGCCGGCCTGGTAGACATGCGGGACACCATCAACAAGGTGGCTGAAGGCGGAGCCAACGCCGTCCTCATGCACAAGGGCCTGCCCCGCTGTTCCCACCGCGGCAAGGGCCGGGACGTGGGGCTCATCATCCACCTGTCCGCCAGCACCACCCTCTCGCCCTTCCCCAATGCCAAGACCCTGGTGGCCACCGTGGAAGACGGCCTGCGCCTGGGGGCGGACGCCGTGTCCGTACACCTCAATCTTGGCGACGAGACCGAGCGCGACATGCTGCGGGACGTGGGCGAAGTGTCCTCCCGGGCCGAATCCTGGGGCATGCCGCTTCTGGCCATGGTCTACGCCCGCGGCCCCAAAGTGAAATCCGAATGGGACCCGGCTACGGTAGCGCACTGCGCCCGGGTGGCCGAGGAATTGGGCGCAGATGTCGTGAAAGTCCCGTACACCGGGGATCCGGAGAGCTTTTCCCGGGTCACGGAAGCCTGCTGCATCCCGGTAGTCATCGCCGGCGGCCCCAAGATGGGCTCGGTGCGCGAAATCCTCCAGACCGCCCACGACAGCCTCAAGGCCGGCGGTTCCGGGCTTTCCATGGGCCGCAACATCTTCCAGGCCGAAGACCCCACCCGCTTGGTGCAGGCCCTGCACGCCGTAGTGCACCTGGACTACGACGTGGACCAGGCCCTCGCCCTCATGCACACCCCCAGCGCCTAA
- the aroA gene encoding 3-phosphoshikimate 1-carboxyvinyltransferase gives MITIPAPPSKSQTHRAFILAALAAGVSRVLRPLESDDTQRTRDCLTALGARIHPIEGGYRVEAIPPVRPAHPVELAVGESGTTCRLITAVAAALPGTYRISGAGRMHLRPIAPLTDALERLGVGVHFEGAPGCPPLRLTSRGFLQSHTALDVAESSQYLSALLLAAPLSPQGLTVDITSAAIASWPYAHLTLEAMAQAGVPVTISQRQGHGFAPLSPAAVPQAPAQTLRFCVPAGHSYRAGDFLVEGDWSSASYFLAAGILGQVPVAVTGLRPQSLQADRALVDILNTMGGRVEVREDRVTAYPSRLHGAELSMGACPDIVPTVAMLAAAAHGTTRIRDAAHLRLKESDRIAAVVDGLTRLGVCAQPTPDGMIIHGGIQNTSPVELATFGDHRLAMSLCLAELLGARPMLDTPGCVAKSFPHFWELWETVRRANAEEHRA, from the coding sequence ATGATCACCATCCCTGCCCCGCCCTCCAAGTCCCAGACCCACCGCGCCTTCATCCTGGCGGCCCTGGCCGCAGGCGTCTCGCGGGTGCTGCGGCCCCTGGAGAGCGATGACACCCAGCGTACCCGCGATTGCCTGACCGCCTTGGGCGCCCGCATCCACCCCATCGAGGGCGGCTACCGCGTGGAAGCCATCCCGCCCGTCCGGCCGGCCCATCCGGTGGAGCTCGCCGTGGGGGAGTCCGGCACCACCTGCCGCCTCATCACCGCGGTAGCCGCAGCCCTCCCCGGTACGTACCGGATCTCGGGTGCAGGGCGCATGCACCTGCGGCCCATCGCCCCCCTCACCGACGCCCTGGAACGCCTCGGCGTCGGCGTCCACTTCGAAGGCGCCCCGGGCTGCCCGCCCCTGCGCCTGACTTCGCGCGGGTTTCTCCAAAGCCACACCGCCCTCGATGTTGCCGAAAGCAGCCAATATCTCTCGGCCCTGCTTCTGGCCGCGCCGCTGAGCCCCCAAGGGCTTACCGTGGATATCACCAGCGCCGCCATTGCCTCCTGGCCCTACGCCCACCTCACCCTGGAGGCCATGGCCCAGGCTGGGGTCCCGGTCACCATCAGCCAGCGTCAGGGACACGGGTTCGCGCCGCTTTCGCCCGCAGCAGTCCCCCAAGCACCGGCACAAACCCTGCGCTTTTGCGTGCCCGCCGGCCACAGCTACCGCGCCGGGGATTTTCTCGTGGAAGGCGATTGGTCCAGCGCCTCGTATTTCCTCGCTGCCGGCATACTCGGGCAGGTACCGGTGGCGGTCACCGGGCTGCGTCCCCAATCCTTGCAGGCGGACCGGGCGCTTGTGGATATCCTCAATACCATGGGCGGCCGGGTGGAGGTGCGCGAAGATCGCGTCACGGCCTATCCCAGCCGCCTGCACGGTGCGGAGCTGTCCATGGGCGCGTGCCCGGACATCGTGCCCACCGTGGCCATGCTTGCGGCCGCCGCCCACGGCACGACCCGCATCCGCGACGCCGCGCATCTGCGCCTCAAGGAAAGCGACCGCATCGCCGCCGTGGTGGACGGACTTACCCGCCTGGGGGTTTGCGCGCAGCCAACACCCGACGGCATGATCATCCATGGGGGGATCCAGAATACCTCCCCGGTGGAGCTGGCCACCTTCGGCGACCACCGCCTGGCCATGAGCCTCTGCCTGGCGGAGCTCTTGGGGGCGCGGCCCATGCTCGACACCCCTGGCTGCGTGGCCAAGTCCTTCCCCCACTTTTGGGAGCTGTGGGAAACGGTGCGCCGCGCCAATGCGGAGGAGCATCGTGCCTAG
- a CDS encoding HAD-IIB family hydrolase: MANLKWSGVVDSRVQEKCKWQGQLDVFFADNPARLQHMRDAAGVAADVAAVLGLSSPATQQLARAALAHDIGYAPAVMQTGYHPLDGALFLERCGEDPWIVEAVLRHSRAGEGDHLPPAIRQAYAARAPRAEAAWLVEATTLCDWRAAGIGGRVSLGQRFWDIVERHPGNEAKARRAQRLVAEVRRFWAACMDAWGLPWLVCDIDNTLLVPGGELPPAVQAAFARYLEAGGRVSLASGKHPASTWAHAQKWGLSGWHVAANGTCAVGPGGVEVVAHLPEFAEDLVAALSALGLGVAVYRVAGIEPRGAWQEAYSAAFARYGELVPAGTRLSGPILKLLVVLEEGAAQIEAQVRQVASAAGCEVCRSDRHFLEILPAGCGKGTAARWIFSQQAWPVLASIAVGDNENDAHLFALCGLAAAVANAAPRTQATADLRLPACADAGVAELVDTLLASGVRGTVAGACAGTD; the protein is encoded by the coding sequence ATGGCAAACCTCAAATGGAGTGGCGTCGTGGATAGCCGTGTGCAGGAAAAATGTAAATGGCAGGGGCAATTGGATGTGTTTTTTGCCGACAATCCCGCCCGCTTGCAGCACATGCGCGACGCCGCCGGTGTTGCCGCGGATGTGGCCGCCGTGCTCGGGCTTTCGTCCCCAGCCACGCAGCAGCTTGCGCGCGCCGCCTTGGCCCATGACATCGGCTACGCACCTGCCGTGATGCAGACCGGCTATCATCCCCTGGATGGGGCGCTCTTTTTGGAGCGGTGCGGCGAGGACCCCTGGATTGTGGAGGCCGTGCTGCGCCACTCCCGGGCTGGTGAGGGAGATCACCTCCCACCTGCAATCCGGCAGGCCTACGCTGCGCGGGCGCCGCGTGCTGAGGCCGCGTGGTTGGTGGAGGCCACGACGCTGTGCGATTGGCGCGCCGCCGGCATCGGTGGCCGGGTGAGCCTGGGGCAGCGTTTTTGGGATATCGTGGAACGCCATCCGGGAAACGAGGCCAAGGCAAGGCGCGCCCAGCGCCTGGTGGCCGAAGTGCGCCGGTTTTGGGCCGCCTGCATGGACGCCTGGGGGCTTCCGTGGCTGGTGTGCGATATCGACAACACCCTCCTTGTCCCCGGTGGAGAGCTCCCGCCAGCGGTGCAGGCGGCCTTTGCCCGCTACCTCGAGGCTGGCGGTCGGGTGAGCCTGGCCTCGGGCAAACACCCGGCGAGCACCTGGGCGCATGCCCAAAAATGGGGGCTCTCCGGCTGGCACGTGGCGGCCAACGGCACCTGCGCCGTGGGGCCTGGCGGTGTGGAAGTGGTGGCGCACTTGCCGGAGTTTGCCGAAGACCTGGTGGCAGCCTTGAGCGCCTTGGGTCTGGGGGTGGCGGTGTACCGGGTGGCGGGCATCGAGCCCCGAGGCGCGTGGCAGGAGGCGTACTCCGCCGCCTTTGCCCGCTACGGCGAGCTCGTGCCTGCAGGCACCAGGCTCTCCGGCCCCATCCTCAAGCTCCTCGTGGTGCTCGAAGAAGGTGCGGCGCAGATCGAGGCCCAGGTGCGGCAGGTGGCCTCGGCGGCGGGCTGTGAGGTATGCCGCAGCGACCGGCATTTCCTCGAGATTCTCCCGGCAGGCTGCGGCAAGGGCACGGCGGCGCGCTGGATATTTTCCCAGCAAGCTTGGCCGGTCTTGGCGAGCATCGCTGTGGGGGACAACGAAAACGACGCCCACCTCTTTGCCCTGTGCGGTTTGGCCGCGGCCGTGGCCAATGCCGCGCCCCGGACCCAGGCCACGGCGGATCTGCGCCTGCCTGCATGCGCCGACGCTGGGGTGGCCGAGCTCGTCGACACCCTGCTTGCATCCGGGGTGCGCGGTACTGTGGCAGGTGCTTGTGCGGGTACGGACTAA
- a CDS encoding aminodeoxychorismate/anthranilate synthase component II — translation MFLLIDNFDSFTFNLVQVFQGLGVEPLVLRNTETQLLELATDPRLSAVVLSPGPSHPGNTGLCLRFLDLVPQQVPILGVCLGHQTLAHHAGATVGRARRIMHGKTSLVTHDGTGLFAGLPNPVEVGRYHSLAILEDQPLPFTVTARADDGEIMGIAFADRPWVGVQFHPESVLTPHGPKLLANFLAMIRR, via the coding sequence ATGTTTTTGCTGATCGACAACTTTGACTCGTTTACCTTCAACCTGGTGCAGGTCTTCCAAGGTTTGGGCGTCGAACCCTTGGTGCTGCGCAACACAGAAACGCAGCTCCTTGAGCTTGCCACAGATCCACGGCTGAGCGCCGTGGTGCTCTCCCCCGGTCCCAGCCACCCGGGCAACACGGGCCTGTGTCTCCGCTTTCTGGATCTGGTGCCCCAGCAGGTGCCCATCCTCGGGGTCTGCCTCGGGCACCAGACCCTGGCCCATCACGCCGGCGCCACCGTGGGCAGGGCCCGGCGCATCATGCACGGCAAGACTTCCCTCGTGACCCACGACGGCACCGGGCTCTTTGCGGGCCTGCCCAACCCCGTGGAAGTGGGCCGCTACCACTCCCTGGCCATCCTCGAGGACCAACCGCTCCCCTTTACCGTCACCGCCCGGGCCGATGACGGAGAAATCATGGGCATCGCCTTTGCCGACCGCCCCTGGGTGGGGGTCCAGTTCCATCCCGAATCCGTCCTCACCCCCCATGGCCCGAAACTTCTTGCCAACTTCCTTGCCATGATCCGGAGGTAA
- a CDS encoding anthranilate synthase component I family protein translates to MPHNPPPLRQRGAWLPADTQTPISLYLHMVQRKPGILLESSEVDGRLGRYSLIAWDFRLVLTCAQGRLAVRVNDPLLGPLRELHGLPFVEGVRAAQAAIAILPPEAGLPAMTRSLIGYFGYTAAGLLEPAVADILPPQQAQACLVLPGRQILFDHLRHRCLTLALEEDPVPPICGRPLTPEPARLGPVTTTPDREQFLASVRRTKEAIQAGEAIQVVLSTRFSAPFSGSPFEVYRSLRRVNPSPYTFYMALSPDFTLLGSSPELLVRSQKGRLELRPIAGTRPRGATVSEDEALARELLADEKERAEHVMLVDLGRNDLGRIAAPGSVQVDATMEVERFSHVMHLTSYLSATLKPNLTALDVLAAVFPAGTVSGAPKIRAMQLIHDEEPLPRGPYAGCIGWMGLGDEAADMDTGITIRSLWVQGGQIHWQAGAGIVFDSDPENEWQECHNKARAILTAVNDTGGSDVFADRQL, encoded by the coding sequence ATGCCGCATAACCCCCCGCCTCTGCGCCAACGCGGTGCGTGGCTGCCTGCCGACACCCAAACCCCCATCTCGCTCTACCTCCACATGGTGCAGCGCAAGCCGGGCATCCTTCTCGAGAGTAGCGAAGTGGACGGGCGGCTCGGCCGCTACAGTCTCATTGCCTGGGATTTTCGCCTGGTACTCACCTGTGCCCAGGGCCGGCTGGCGGTGCGCGTCAATGACCCGCTCCTGGGACCCCTGCGAGAGCTCCACGGCCTGCCTTTTGTGGAGGGTGTACGCGCCGCGCAAGCGGCCATCGCCATCCTGCCGCCCGAAGCAGGGCTGCCGGCCATGACCCGCTCGCTCATCGGCTATTTCGGCTACACCGCGGCAGGGCTTCTAGAACCCGCCGTGGCGGACATCCTGCCCCCACAGCAGGCCCAGGCCTGCCTCGTGCTGCCGGGCCGCCAGATCCTCTTCGACCATCTGCGGCACCGCTGCCTCACACTGGCCCTGGAGGAAGATCCCGTGCCTCCCATCTGTGGCCGCCCGCTCACCCCCGAGCCTGCGCGCCTGGGCCCGGTGACCACCACCCCGGACCGCGAGCAATTCCTCGCCAGTGTCCGCCGCACCAAGGAGGCCATCCAGGCCGGTGAAGCCATCCAGGTGGTCCTCTCCACCCGCTTCTCGGCGCCGTTTTCCGGCTCGCCCTTCGAGGTCTACCGCTCCCTGCGCCGGGTCAACCCGTCGCCCTACACCTTCTACATGGCCCTATCCCCGGACTTCACCCTGCTCGGGTCCTCGCCCGAACTCTTGGTGCGCTCCCAGAAAGGCCGCCTGGAGCTTCGGCCCATCGCCGGCACCCGGCCGCGCGGGGCCACGGTGAGCGAGGACGAAGCCTTGGCCCGGGAGCTTCTGGCCGACGAAAAAGAACGCGCCGAACACGTCATGCTGGTGGACCTGGGGCGCAACGACCTCGGACGCATCGCCGCCCCCGGATCAGTGCAGGTGGACGCCACCATGGAAGTGGAGCGCTTCTCCCACGTCATGCACCTCACCTCCTACCTCTCGGCCACCCTCAAGCCGAACCTCACGGCCCTCGACGTCCTCGCCGCAGTGTTCCCCGCCGGCACCGTCTCCGGGGCACCGAAAATCCGGGCCATGCAGCTCATCCACGACGAAGAACCCCTGCCCCGGGGCCCCTACGCCGGATGTATCGGCTGGATGGGCCTGGGCGACGAAGCCGCAGACATGGATACCGGCATCACCATCCGCTCCCTGTGGGTGCAGGGCGGCCAGATCCATTGGCAGGCCGGAGCCGGTATCGTCTTCGACTCCGACCCCGAAAACGAATGGCAGGAATGCCACAACAAGGCCCGGGCCATCCTGACGGCCGTCAACGACACCGGAGGCAGCGATGTTTTTGCTGATCGACAACTTTGA